TATCCTAGTTACCTGTTCTCAAAAAGCACACCTGCTGTCTTGCGTTATGAAAGATGACCCCGCCCCTCATGAGTTTGACTGACAGCAACCATGGCAGCAACGTGCAATTTAGAATAGAAGACCCGCCCACCTGCTCCTGGTTAAGTGCCAACTTTACGTTTTTCTATACGGAGCtgctttattattataattaaatactttttttgtgtTTAATTATTCGCGTTCATAATGTTGTATAGAGtatcttaaaaacaaaaatggttaCAAATACAAATTTAGAAATGTAGGTATGCAGGTATCGATGAATTTGTACAGGAAAGGTTCATGGAAGTTAATATATAAACTATTCACGGAAGCTGATAGTCAGTCACATAACAAACAAACCTTATGCAGAATGAACTTTGTTCGCTCTTGTTTTATTGCTGTTGTGTGGGCTAAGCACCTCACCAAACACTCATAGCAGCTGTAATGTATGGATGAATGGAGATCAACAAACATTTTAAAACCGTAGCGCCACCGTGAGGAAAAAAtagtatgtgaccctgaaccacaaaaaacATTATaagggtcataagggtcaatttttttttttaattgagatttataaatctgaaagctgaataaataagttttccattgatgtatggtttgttagggaaAATGATATTTGGGGGAGATACAAttgtttaaaaatctggaatctgagggtgcaaaaaaaatctaaatagtaagaaaatcgcctttaaagttgtccaaataaagttcttagcaatgcatattactaatcaaaagttaaaatttgatatatttacgctaggaaatgtacaaaataccttcattgaacatgatctttgcttactatcctaatgatttttgccataaaggaaaaaatgtcaattttgacccatacaatgtatttttgcatattgctaagactggttttgtggtccagggtcacatatattaattaCTAAAGACTAAATTATAATAACCTGGATGAATGAAAATTCCAAAACACAAAGAAACCTGCTCTtgtagcctaaaacataaagggAGATTATTCACATTTATTCGTAATATTTATGAAATCAATGAAAAATTTGGCTCTGGAATGTCttcaaaataatacaataaacatTGTGGACTATAAATAACATCTACAGAATCGTGCAGAAAATTTTCTTCTCTCTGAAGGGGTTTTCTGAGGATGGTACGGGGGTCACCAGGGGGTCTTCTTTTGCATGGGACTCACAGTACGCCATCAGCTCAGCTGCTGCTTTAGATACCTGTGCAAAGAAATACATTTCATAAAtatgcattttctttttttctgaattgtgtaTGTTAAATAGTAAATCTATAAAGATTTGTCTTACCATCATCCTATCAATGTTCACCTCCAGTTTGAGTTGTTCCACTGTTTTCCGCGCATCTGCAATCTTGGCCATGTTATTAGACATTCTGCTTTTGAAGATCCCAAATTAACCCTGCAGGAATAcagcacaaaaaaaacaaaccccAGGAGAGTCCAGCTAAATGCATCTGGTAGATAACAACTCACCTCTAGATCTACAGATGTCTGATGGTTTAGTTCCCTAAGAAGACAACGCTATTGGCTCCTCTAGGGTATTAAAGACATCTCTGTTGCAGAATTGCAGTAATTGTTTTGCTGGGTCTCAGCTG
The genomic region above belongs to Garra rufa chromosome 19, GarRuf1.0, whole genome shotgun sequence and contains:
- the LOC141292632 gene encoding guanine nucleotide-binding protein G(I)/G(S)/G(O) subunit gamma-8 translates to MSNNMAKIADARKTVEQLKLEVNIDRMMVSKAAAELMAYCESHAKEDPLVTPVPSSENPFREKKIFCTIL